The window GGTGGACGTGAGGATCGTCGTCACCACGAGCAGCACCACCGCGATGCCGGTCTCCACCAGCACGGAGCGGCGCAGCCCGGAGCGTTCCGGGTCGGCGTCCCGGGCGCGCTTCTCCTTCGTCGCGGTCAGAGCGGCCTGCTGCCGGGAGAGCTGGGCTGCCCGCTCCGGATCGACGTCGTCCCCGCCCGTGCCGCCCCCGGCGGTCGCCCCGGCCGGGGCGACGACCGTGGTGACCGCCGCATCCGAAGCGGCCGTGGCCGTCCGGGCGTCCGACGCGTCGGCGGAACCCGCGCTCCCGGCGGCGGCCGTGCCGTCCTGCTCGTCCTGCGGGCTCCCGGCCGTGGCCGGAACCGGGTCGCCGGATGCGGCCCCCGCGGTCAGCCGTGCCGTCCACCGCCGTGAGATCCACGCGACGCCCACCAGTACGGCGACGAGCGCCACCTTCAGCAGCAGGAGCTGTCCGTAGCGGGTGCCGGTCAGGGCGGACCAGGAGCCGACCTGCCGCCAGGACTGGTAGATCCCGGTCGCGGCGAGGACGACCACGCTGCCGAACGCCATCCGGGAGAACCGCCGTACGGCACCGCTCGTGATGTCCGGCGCCCGGTACAGGGCGACCAGCAGCGCGGCGAGACCGCCCAGCCAGGCGGCCACGGCCAGCAGGTGGAGCACGTCGACCGGCATGGCGATGCCGGGCTGGACGCCCGTCGACGCGTGCTCGGCCAGGGCCCACGTACCGGCGATGCCCGACGCGATGACCGCGCCGCCGATCGCGAGTCCGAAGGTGAGGTCCTGCTTCTCCTTCCCCTCCTCGCGCTTGGCGTACGCCCCGAAGAGCACGGCGATGAAGAGGGCCGAGGCGCCCAGGAGCAGCAGCCGCGAGACCAGCGCGGCTCCCGGCTTGGTGTCCAGCACCGCCTGCAGTCCGTCGAGGTCGAAGGCGTCGGCGAGCTTGCCGGAACCGGTGTAGGGGCTGCGCAGGAGCAGCATCGCCAGGGTGGAGGCGGTGAGGGTGATCCAGCCGCGTACGACGAGCCGCTGCAGGGGCCGGGAGCCCGCCCCGCGCCGCCAGCACGCGAGCACGAAGGCGGATCCGCCCGCGAGCAGGATGAATCCGGCGTACGCGGCGTAGCGCGCGATGCCGTACAGCGCCCCCACGAGGCCCCCGCCGGCCCCCGAGGAGGGCAGGGCCACGGTGGTTTCGGAGGGTGCGCCGACGGAGAAGGTGAAGGCTCCGGACACGGGGTGGCTGTCCGCGGAGACGGCCTGCCAGGCCACGGTGTAGGTGCCGTCGGGCAGGCCGTTGTGGAGTGCGACGCCGTAGCGCACCGCACCGCCTGCCGTGAGGTCGCGTGGCGCGCCGTCGTCGGCGCGCTTGCCGTCCGGGTCCAGGACCCGGATCGAGTCGTCGCCCATGGCGATCTGCTCGGAGAAGGTGAGGGTGACCTCCTCCGGGGCGGTGGCGACCACCGCCCCGTCCTGCGGGTCGCTCCCGGTGAGGGCGGCGTGCGCGGACGCGGGGCTCGCGCCGGCCAGGACCAGGCCGTACAGCAGGCCGATCAGGGCGGCGAGGAGCGCGACCGCGGCGAGCGGCCGTCGTGCCGGGGAGGGACCGAAGTGCGGGGCGGTGGCTGTCATGTCAGTACCTCACTGCTTCTTCGGGTTGTAGGTGGTCTCCTTCACGGGAATGTCGACCTTGATGGGGTCGGCCTTCTCGAAGTGCAGTTCCACGGAGACCGTCTCGCCCTGCTTGGGCCGCTGCTTCAGGTCCGTGAACATGATGTGGTTGCCGCCGCGTTCGAGGTCGAGTTCGCCGTTGGCGGGCACCTCGAAGGACGTGACCATCCGCATCGTCTGATTCCGCGTCTCGTGGATGGAGACGTGGTCGGAGAGCGAACTGGTCACCGAGGTGAGCCGGTCGGTGGCCCCGCCGCTGTTCCTGACGAGGAGGAATCCGGCCGCCATGTCGCTGACGGGCTGCGGCATGAACGCCCCGGTGACCTCCAGACGCGGGGGACCGTCCGACGAACACGCGGTCAGGGCCAGCCCGGTGGCGAGCGTCAGCGTCCCCGCGACGGCCTTGCGGCGCCTCACGGGGTCGCCCCCTCGACGAGCTTCGGCAGGTCCTTCTCGTAGTCCTCGGCCGTGGTGTCCTCGCCGTAGAGCACGTAACCCTGGTCGGTCTTCGGGGAGAAGGCGATGACCTGGGCACCGTGCATCGAGACGACCGTGCCGTCCTTCTCCTTCTTCGGCGGGTCGATGCCGATGCCGATCTGCCGCGCTCCCGCCTGGATGGCCGCGAAGTCGCCGGTGAGGCCGGTGAAGCCGGGGTCCTGGGCCTTGAGCCAGCTGCCCAGGGAGGCCGGGGTGTCCCGTTCGGGGTCGGTCGTGACGAAGACGACCTGGAGTGCGTCCTGCTGGGCCTTGGGCAGGGCGCGCTTGGCGAGCGCGATGTTGCTCATGGTCAGCGGGCAGACGTCGGGGCAGTTGGTGTAGCCGAAGTAGATGAGGGTCGGCTTGCCCTTGGTCCGTGCACGCAGGTCGTACTTCTCGCCGTGCGTGTCGGTGAGGACGAGGTCGGGCTTGGTGAACGGCTGGTCGAGCACGGTCCCCGGCTTGGACGGGGGCTGGGCGGAGACGTCGGCGACGGACTTGTCCGCCGGGCCCTCGCCGCTGCCGCATGCCGACAGGGTCAGTGCGGCCACGGCGGCGAACGCCGCGGCCAGCACCGTCTTCTTGCTGTGCATGGAGCTGATCCCTGATCTGTCGTACGAGTGGGTGTTCCTGTCGGATCAGGCGGCGGTGCGGCGACGGCCCGCGAGGACGCCGAACGCCACGCCCGCGACGCCGACGACGATGCCGACGATGCCGAGGACCCGGGCGGTGCTGTCACTGTTCGACGAGGACGCGGTCTCGGTGGCCGCCGTCTTCTCCTTCGCCTCGGCGGCGTGGTCGTCCTTCTTGTCGTCCGCGGCGGCGCCGTGCGCGCCTTCCACGGGAGCCGTCAGGGCGAGGACGGGAGCGGGGTTCTCGGGCTCCTCCCCGCCCTCGGTGGGCTCCTCGATCCAGCGGACGACCTCCTTGTTGCTGTACGTCTGGAGCGCCTTGAAGACCAGCTGGTCGGCGTCCTCGGGCAGCTGTCCGACGGAGAGCGGGAACTGCTGGAAGAAGCCCGCCTTGATCCCGTCGCCCTCAGCGGTCCAGGTGACCTTGGAGACGGCCTCGTTGATCTTCTTGCCGTGGACGTCGAGCGGCTTGGCCAGCTTGCTCTTGGTGACGTCGATCTTCCATCCGGCCACCGGCTGCGGGCTGACCGACGCAAGGGGGTGGTCCGCCGGGAAGCTGACCTCGAGCTTCACGGTCGAGGCGTTGTCGCGCTCGTTGGGGACCTTGAAGTTGACGGTGGCGTAACCGCCCTTGGCGGCCGCTCCCTGCGGCTGCACGCTGACGTGCGCGGACGCGGTACCGGCGAGCAGTACGACGGCGGAGGCGGCGACGCCGCCGGCGATGGCGATGCGGGAAACGTTCATGGCAGTGATCACTCCACAGGACGAGGCGAAAGGTGTTCCGGCGCGCGGACGCACGACGGCATCACGACCGCCTCTTCACCGGGTCCGGCGGAGGAGGTCGTGTCAGGCTGCGCGTACGTATACGGGCGGCGGCCCGCGCCTGATCACCAGGTGCTGCAGAGGATCCCCGGTCGCGGGCACATGCGCGTCAGTGCCGGTGCGGGGGAAGGGCGGCACGGCCGTGAGCTGCCCCGGGAGCCCCGCGCGCAGGGCGCGCACCAGGGCCATCGCCGCGCGCAGCGCCCGGAGCCGGGCCCCGGCGGCGAGCTGCCTGCCGCCCCTGGCCGAGATCCCGGCCAGCCGGAAGAGTGCGATCTCCCCGCGCCGCAGCAGCCAGCCCGTGGCGACCGCGGCGAGCAGATGGCCCAGGAACATCGGCAGGCTGGGCAGCCCGGTCGTCATCGACGCCATGGACACCGGGTCGGCCCCGGCGGCCAGGTGGGCGTGCCCCTGGGTCACGGTCGCGGGGTCGATCCCGGCGGTCGTCACGATGCGGTGGGCCTCACCGGCGCTCAGCCGCGTCGGACCTTCGCCGCATACGAGTCCTGCGGCGAAGCGGACCAGCGAGTCGTCCGCCGCGGCGCCGGGCGCGTGCCGCCCCAGCCCGAACAGGACGTGGAGGGCGACCTGGCCGGCCGCGAGAGCGGCGGTGATCGACAGGAGGGTCCGCTCGCGTCCGGCGAGTGCGGCCGCCACGACGAACACCCCGGCGAAACCGGCCGCCAGGGGCCATCCGGAGACGCCCGTGCCCGAGGCCATCCCGTGTCCGGCCGCGGCGAGCACGACACAGACCGCGGTGAACACCGCGGTCCTCAGAAGCCGCATACCGGCTCCGGCTCGTGCGACGGGGATAGACATGGCCGGGTCATCATCGCACCCGGCCCCCCGGTCCCGTACGGCAGGTCCGGAAGGTCGGCATCCGTCCTCATCCGGGAGTGATCGGGGGGTGTTGCACCTGTTCACGCACGCTCCGCGGCCCTCGTCCGGCCGGGTATACACCGACGAGCGGAATATCCGCATCCGCCGAATGAGCGCTGTCACAGGGGATTTGTGCTTACGGAGGGTTCTCCCCGGCAATACGTAACGGTATGTCGAGCCGCAGCCAGGAGGCTGGAGCATGAGCATGTGGTGGTCACTGCATCTGCGGCGCGAGGCTGCGAGCGTCCCGCTCGCCCGGCGTTTCCTGCTCGGCACCATGGAGACCGCCGGGGTGGACCCGGACATCTCCTACGACCTCTCCGTCGCGCTCAGCGAGGCCTGTGCGAACGCCGTCGAGCACGGCGGACGTGACGACGCCGACGGGGTGGCCGGCCACGAGCGGTCCGGCCACGCCTGCGGGCAGTACCGGGTCACCGCCTATCTGGACGGCGAGAAGTGCCGTATCGAAGTCGCCGACTCGGGACCCGGCTTCCCCGCGCGGCGCGCGCTTCGCCCCGCGGCGCAGCCGGCCGCAGGCCACTCGGACCAGCAGTCGTCCGCCGTCCGTCCACCGTGCGACGCGCCGCCGGCGTGGACCGCGGAGCACCCTCCGGAGACCGCGGAGAGCGGCCGGGGACTCTGCCTGATCGAGGAGCTCGCCGATCACGTCCACTTCGGCAACCGCCCGGGGCGGGGCGCCGTGGTGAGCTTCGACAAGATCCTGAAATGGCGGGAGGGCGCGCTGCTCATGGTGTCGTGAGCAGCGCGCCCTCCAACAGCGCGGGCGGAGATTCCCGCGCCCGCCCGTGTCAGCCCTTGAGCCCGGCCATCCATGCCTCGACCTCGTCGGCCTGGCGCGGCAGCGAGGCGGACAGGTTCCGGTTGCCGTCCTCGGTGACGAGGATGTCGTCCTCGATCCGGACACCGATGCCCCGGTACTCCTCGGGCACGGACAGGTCGTCGGCCTGGAAGTACAGCCCCGGCTCGACCGTGAGGCAGACCCCGGCCTCCAGCGTGCCGTTGACGTAGGAGTCCGTGCGCGCGGCGGCGCAGTCGTGGACGTCCATGCCGAGCATGTGCCCGGTGCCGTGGAGCGTCCAGCGGCGCTGCAGACCCAGCTCCAGCACCTTCTCCACGGAGAGGTCGCCGAGCAGGCCCCACTCGACCAGCTTCTCGGCGAGCACCCGCTGCGCGGCGTCGTGGAAGTCGCGGTAGGCGGCGCCGGGCTTCACCGCCGCGATGCCCGCCTCCTGGGCCTCGTACACCGCGTCGTAGATCTTGCGCTGCAGCGGGGAGAAGGTGCCGTTGATGGGCAGCGTCCGCGTCACGTCGGCGGTGTAGAGCTCGTCGGTCTCCACGCCGGCGTCGAGCAGCAGGAGCTCGCCGGGGCGGACCTCGCCGTCGTTGCGCACCCAGTGCAGCGTGGTGGCGTGCGGACCGGCGGCGCAGATCGAGCCGTAGCCGATGTCGTTGCCGTCGACGCGGGCGCGCAGGAAGAAGGTGCCCTCGATGTAGCGCTCGCTCGTGGCCTGGGCCTTGTCGAGGACCTTCACGACGTCCTCGAAGCCGCGGGCCGTGGCGTCGCAGGCCTTCTGGAGCTCGGCGACCTCGAAGTCGTCCTTGACCAGACGGGCCTCGGAGAGGAAGACGCGCAGTTCCTCGTCGCGCTCCGCGGTGACCTTGTCGGTCAGGGCGGACTCGATGCCGGCGTCGTGCCCCCGGACGTTGCGGACCGGGCCGGTGGCCTCGGCCAGCGCCGCCGCGAGCTCGCGGACGTCCTTCGCCGGGATGCCCAGCAGCTGCTCGGCCTCGCTCAGGGAGTGGCGGCGGCCGACCCACAGCTCGCCCTGTCCGTTGAGCCAGAACTCGCCGTTCTCACGGTCGGAGCGGGGCAGCAGGTAGACCGTGGCCTCGTGCCCGTCCTCGGTGGGCTCCAGCACCAGGACGCCGTCCTGGGTCCGGTCACCGGTGAGGTAGGCGTACTCGGTGGAGGGCCGGAAGGCGTACTCGGTGTCGTTGGAGCGGGTCTTCAGATTGCCCGCGGGCACCACCAGGCGCTCGCCCGGGAAGCGCGCGGAGAGCGCGGCGCGGCGGGCGGCGGTCCGCGGGGCCTGGGCGATGGGCTCCAGGCCGTGCAGCTCGGTGTCGGCCCAGCCGGACTTCATGTTCTCGGCGAGCTCATCGGAAATGCCCGGGTACAGGCCGTTCTTCCGCTGCTTGATCGGCTCTGTCTCCGCTGTTTCCGGGGTCTCCGGGGTGAGCTCCTCAGACACGATTTGTCCTCCTTTTATGACACTGGGCCGTGCCCATCGTACGGGCGTACGGAAGGGGGCACAGGTGCGGAGGAACTATTACGCGTCCGGGGCGGCCGTCAGTCGAAGCGGGCGGCCAGCAGGACGACGTCCTCGCCGGTGTCGCTCCTGCCCTGGTCCACCGGGAGTACGGTCCGCAGGATGTGG is drawn from Streptomyces sp. NBC_00178 and contains these coding sequences:
- a CDS encoding copper resistance CopC/CopD family protein; the encoded protein is MTATAPHFGPSPARRPLAAVALLAALIGLLYGLVLAGASPASAHAALTGSDPQDGAVVATAPEEVTLTFSEQIAMGDDSIRVLDPDGKRADDGAPRDLTAGGAVRYGVALHNGLPDGTYTVAWQAVSADSHPVSGAFTFSVGAPSETTVALPSSGAGGGLVGALYGIARYAAYAGFILLAGGSAFVLACWRRGAGSRPLQRLVVRGWITLTASTLAMLLLRSPYTGSGKLADAFDLDGLQAVLDTKPGAALVSRLLLLGASALFIAVLFGAYAKREEGKEKQDLTFGLAIGGAVIASGIAGTWALAEHASTGVQPGIAMPVDVLHLLAVAAWLGGLAALLVALYRAPDITSGAVRRFSRMAFGSVVVLAATGIYQSWRQVGSWSALTGTRYGQLLLLKVALVAVLVGVAWISRRWTARLTAGAASGDPVPATAGSPQDEQDGTAAAGSAGSADASDARTATAASDAAVTTVVAPAGATAGGGTGGDDVDPERAAQLSRQQAALTATKEKRARDADPERSGLRRSVLVETGIAVVLLVVTTILTSTEPGRTEEEAARGSTTAAATPVTGGQVSASLPFDTGGRGGKGTVRMDISPGGTGSNNVHLWIEAPGSLPMDVPEVKLAFTLVSKDIGPLPVVPERLTEGHWTAANVQIPMAGDWKVSVTVRTSDIDQATVHKNVKIG
- a CDS encoding copper chaperone PCu(A)C gives rise to the protein MRRRKAVAGTLTLATGLALTACSSDGPPRLEVTGAFMPQPVSDMAAGFLLVRNSGGATDRLTSVTSSLSDHVSIHETRNQTMRMVTSFEVPANGELDLERGGNHIMFTDLKQRPKQGETVSVELHFEKADPIKVDIPVKETTYNPKKQ
- a CDS encoding SCO family protein yields the protein MHSKKTVLAAAFAAVAALTLSACGSGEGPADKSVADVSAQPPSKPGTVLDQPFTKPDLVLTDTHGEKYDLRARTKGKPTLIYFGYTNCPDVCPLTMSNIALAKRALPKAQQDALQVVFVTTDPERDTPASLGSWLKAQDPGFTGLTGDFAAIQAGARQIGIGIDPPKKEKDGTVVSMHGAQVIAFSPKTDQGYVLYGEDTTAEDYEKDLPKLVEGATP
- a CDS encoding YcnI family copper-binding membrane protein codes for the protein MNVSRIAIAGGVAASAVVLLAGTASAHVSVQPQGAAAKGGYATVNFKVPNERDNASTVKLEVSFPADHPLASVSPQPVAGWKIDVTKSKLAKPLDVHGKKINEAVSKVTWTAEGDGIKAGFFQQFPLSVGQLPEDADQLVFKALQTYSNKEVVRWIEEPTEGGEEPENPAPVLALTAPVEGAHGAAADDKKDDHAAEAKEKTAATETASSSNSDSTARVLGIVGIVVGVAGVAFGVLAGRRRTAA
- a CDS encoding ATP-binding protein, translating into MSMWWSLHLRREAASVPLARRFLLGTMETAGVDPDISYDLSVALSEACANAVEHGGRDDADGVAGHERSGHACGQYRVTAYLDGEKCRIEVADSGPGFPARRALRPAAQPAAGHSDQQSSAVRPPCDAPPAWTAEHPPETAESGRGLCLIEELADHVHFGNRPGRGAVVSFDKILKWREGALLMVS
- a CDS encoding aminopeptidase P family protein, yielding MSEELTPETPETAETEPIKQRKNGLYPGISDELAENMKSGWADTELHGLEPIAQAPRTAARRAALSARFPGERLVVPAGNLKTRSNDTEYAFRPSTEYAYLTGDRTQDGVLVLEPTEDGHEATVYLLPRSDRENGEFWLNGQGELWVGRRHSLSEAEQLLGIPAKDVRELAAALAEATGPVRNVRGHDAGIESALTDKVTAERDEELRVFLSEARLVKDDFEVAELQKACDATARGFEDVVKVLDKAQATSERYIEGTFFLRARVDGNDIGYGSICAAGPHATTLHWVRNDGEVRPGELLLLDAGVETDELYTADVTRTLPINGTFSPLQRKIYDAVYEAQEAGIAAVKPGAAYRDFHDAAQRVLAEKLVEWGLLGDLSVEKVLELGLQRRWTLHGTGHMLGMDVHDCAAARTDSYVNGTLEAGVCLTVEPGLYFQADDLSVPEEYRGIGVRIEDDILVTEDGNRNLSASLPRQADEVEAWMAGLKG